A region from the Alnus glutinosa chromosome 5, dhAlnGlut1.1, whole genome shotgun sequence genome encodes:
- the LOC133868931 gene encoding protein FAR1-RELATED SEQUENCE 5-like, translated as MDSSSSRLDNDGEFDDDLTHQDDRQNDMGEKFEKSKDLMTFISDEELNDEEENVVLPVVLKDDEKVEEPKESMTFSSLDEVCSYYRKYAKQAGFGIAQRSSRKKKGIKGYVMLICTRGGAERPKTSDCSKPIPISNKTGCGARICANLCDDGTWFLSKVELMHNHSLSPGKARFFRSNKKISDVAKRRLELNDRAGIRLCKNFNSLVVESGGFENLSFGERDCRNYINKARELNLGKGGAQALCDYFRRMQKQNSGFYYVIDVDDDCRLRNVFWADARSRAAYDFFGDVITFDTTYLTNKYDMPFAPFVGVNHHGQSILLGAGLISREDTDTFVWLFKCWLECMNGQAPKAIMTDQDRAMKNAIAIGAINKCLYDSQTCEEYEENWKDLLEKYNLHDNAWLNGLYMDKTFWVPAYMKDTFWAGMSTTQRSEKFVDEYDNALRRMVESEARADFDSFNRTIPCISALQLEKQFQVVYTNAKFKEIHEQFVKMMSCNNALLKSEGAISTFEVVEYVAVGDHLIEKTFLVYFNENELEVKCTCAMFEVKGILCRHSLSVLRTKKVTTLPQRYVLDRWRKDIKREYSKVKSSYDAISDNPHAQIHDKVRNNLEELLSLTSLPHLLAAKMCLVL; from the exons ATGGACTCTTCAAGTTCACGATTGGATAATGATGGTGAATTTGACGATGATCTAACCCATCAAGATGACCGTCAAAATG ATATGGGTGAAAAATTTGAGAAGTCGAAGGATTTAATGACATTTATTTCTGATGAAGAGTTGAATGATGAGGAAGAAAATGTGGTACTACCTGTGGTGttaaaggatgatgagaaagtTGAAGAGCCGAAAGAATCAATGACATTTAGTTCATTAGACGAAGTCTGCTCTTATTATAGGAAGTATGCTAAGCAAGCTGGGTTTGGTATAGCGCAGAGAAGCTCGAGAAAAAAGAAGGGTATAAAAGGTTACGTAATGCTTATATGTACTCGTGGAGGTGCAGAGCGACCTAAAACAAGTGATTGTTCGAAGCCAAttccaatttcaaataaaacagGGTGTGGTGCTAGGATTTGTGCAAATTTATGTGATGATGGAACGTGGTTTTTGAGTAAAGTTGAGTTGATGCATAATCATTCGTTAAGCCCGGGCAAGGcgagattttttagaagcaaTAAGAAAATTAGTGACGTTGCGAAAAGAAGACTTGAGCTAAATGACAGAGCAGGAATACGTTTgtgtaaaaatttcaattcattaGTTGTTGAAAGTGGAGGGTTTGAGAATCTTtcctttggagagagagattgtcgGAATTATATTAACAAGGCAAGAGAACTCAATCTTGGTAAAGGTGGTGCTCAAGCACTTTGTGATTACTTCAGAAGAATGCAAAAGCAGAATAGTGGCTTCTACTACGTAATAGATGTGGACGATGATTGTAGgttaagaaatgttttttgggctgatgcacggAGTAGGGCAGCGTATGATTTCTTTGGAGATGTTATTACGTTTGACACAACGTATTTGACCAATAAATATGacatgccatttgctccttttgtaggagtgaatcatcatggtcaatctATACTTTTGGGGGCAGGACTAATTTCAAGAGAGGATACAGACacatttgtgtggttgtttaaATGTTGGTTGGAGTGCATGAATGGTCAAGCCCCTAAAGCAATTATGACAGACCAGGATAgagctatgaaaaatgcaatcgCTATT GGTGCCATTAATAAATGTTTGTATGACTCTCAAACATGTGAAGAATATGAGGAAAATTGGAAAGATCTTCTGGAGAAGTATAATCTTCATGATAATGCATGGTTGAATGGGTTATATATGGATAAGACATTTTGGGTGCCGGCATACATGAAAGATACGTTTTGGGCGGGAATGAGTACTACACAgcgaagtgaaa aatttgttgatgaatatgATAACGCTTTAAGGAGAATGGTCGAGAGTGAGGCACGTGCTGATTTCGATTCTTTCAATCGCACAATCCCATGTATAAGTGCCTTGCAATTAGAGAAACAGTTTCAAGTTGTTTACACAAATGCGAAGTTCAAAGAAATACATGAGCaatttgtgaaaatgatgtcTTGTAATAACGCTCTTCTCAAAAGTGAAGGTGCGATTTCTACCTTCGAAGTTGTTGAATATGTTGCAGTTGGAGATCACTTAATAGAAAAGACATTTCTTGTTTACTTCAATGAAAATGAACTCGAAGTGAAGTGCACATGTGCAATGTTTGAAGTAAAAGGCATCCTATGTAGGCATTCGCTTTCCGTGTTACGTACAAAGAAAGTGACAACTCTGCCACAAAGATATGTTCTTGACAGATGGAGGAAAGATATTAAGCGAGAGTACTCGAAGGTTAAGAGTAGTTATGATGCCATTAGTGATAATCCACATGCCCAAATACATGACAAAGTGAGAAACAATTTGGAAGAATTACTGTCGCTCACGTCG CTACCCCATCTTCTAGCTGCAAAAATGTGCTTAGTCCTGTGA